A genomic window from Diorhabda sublineata isolate icDioSubl1.1 chromosome 8, icDioSubl1.1, whole genome shotgun sequence includes:
- the LOC130447813 gene encoding uncharacterized protein LOC130447813 isoform X2, giving the protein MTSTTTTIRKSYGNRRLYAFPEDYPFRFQKQKSVGVPKKNEDVAKLIKYIDDNIVGKNNAFLGPFGRRKVVFCDYAASGRSLQFIEEYILREVLPTYGNTPYTSSISSLQTTLFRQEARDIIRNAVNASEEDAVIFSGHGCSDALEKLITALDLRESPVVFTGSTEHYDNIHLWQKIGSKLVRIGETKEGLLDLAELENQLKFYQNCGRQMIGCFSLASSVTGLVVDDIACTILLHQYGALSFWDFNVGAPCLLIDMNPIIPGVEETNSSSAFKDAVYFSGHKFVGGVQTPGILVAKKSIFRRLNTCEPDGFFVSNDHDKNFDLQEDGNCAAIVESIRAGLVMQLKDTVSVANIIQRQDKIVKQMLQHIRTIPELILLGNNSPNIKRIPIFSFMVRHPRGSFLHHNFVCAVLNDVFGIQARAGCPCSGPYAQELLGIDQSLADQYESIILEDRRLSSLNLGVENSTLELLRPGFTRISLPYFINDTELAFIMEAVKMVATEGWKLLPQYVVDLETAEWRHHSNVVSKDRKWLSSIRYLDGKMTMNERRISGPGLFPQNYSECLQTARNLFNRARKTANRSPYQDQGIVFDNRGEKLRWFMLQHEAQSMLTSNAQNVKQKVPFDPANNLWSKKQDKDKENPSSFHAPMSGSPRHFSLPSIDDPKLLTCSSPVPYFLQDVNGLYYPQMSQPTVNFAVGEAVSSANLNHLQQNFARERCLSLGAPTVQSPVLSPSTRVSLGMQTRQRQFSYSSQEPNSLDSESNQMSPTHSLNILSNSVDCLQCGRASPVPDLQTYVTEMTKELATNIKSEIREVISKVEDALENSDSVCSFYERHGSGSEDGRSDSISANEVAEYLEKVSIEMANEVKSEIRDVVSAVDVFITPDNPDKLSYSRASTEDRHFAAFKSEQEKCNPGPSNGSILQQIINKSASSDKLLDKEQIDEDKTQKTKIMCSTVASVSSQDSGINLSFHEQEHYQNGESKSRSNSESLHGTRKSESEIKFSTLQKHRPKIFRDLSDDPQLLETLATRYNCPPKNIWEPSLEALTEFEMVKDGDKVMVCLSGGKDSLCLLHMLLEYQNYVKNKGVLFSIGAVTVDPDSSGCDPCMLIPHLKTQGVHYIIDDKKSDVANEREKLEGAKENYYSFCSPGLRHRLYSSAKSSGYNVLAIGQHLDDLCESFLLSVFHTGKLRTLRAHYYIREHDLRVIRPFVYVREKVLRQYSTNENLPVLTSSSSPKLTKESQRVKQVLIQQEILFPKLFASLRSALHPLIGFETQDCEILYRKRLKSKDNDVSDDETDEEPIVKIE; this is encoded by the exons tgGTGTTTTGTGATTACGCCGCTTCGGGGAGGTCGCTACAATTTatagaagaatatattttaagaGAGGTTCTTCCAACGTACGGAAATACGCCTTATACCTCCAGCATATCGTCATTACAAACGACATTATTTAG ACAAGAAGCCAGGGACATAATTAGAAACGCTGTAAATGCGTCCGAAGAAGACGCAGTCATATTTTCCGGCCACGGTTGTTCGGACGctttagaaaaactaattacGGCGTTAGATTTGCGGGAATCCCCCGTCGTGTTCACCGGATCGACAGAACATTACGATAATATTCATTTATGGCAAAAAATTGGATCGAAG TTGGTGCGAATAGGGGAAACGAAAGAAGGTTTACTAGATTTGGCGGAATTAGAAAATCAACTGAAATTCTATCAGAATTGCGGGAGGCAGATGATAGGATGTTTTTCTTTGGCATCGAGCGTAACAG GTCTCGTAGTGGACGATATCGCTTGTACAATTCTTCTACATCAATACGGAGCTTTGTCCTTTTGGGATTTCAACGTCGGCGCTCCTTGTTTACTCATAGATATGAATCCAATTATTCCGGGAGTCGAGGAAACTAACTCTTCTTCCGCTTTTAAAGACGCCGTATACTTTTCGGGACATAAGTTCGTTGGAGGAGTCCAAACTCCCG GTATACTAGTTGccaaaaaatcgatatttcgaAGGTTAAATACTTGCGAACCTGATGGTTTCTTCGTTTCGAATGATCATGACAAG AATTTCGATCTGCAAGAAGACGGCAACTGCGCCGCGATTGTTGAATCGATCCGCGCAGGTCTAGTGATGCAATTAAAAGACACCGTTTCCGTAGCCAATATCATTCAAAGACAAGACAAAATTGTTAA ACAAATGCTGCAACATATTAGAACGATCCCGGAATTGATTCTTCTAGGAAACAATTCTCCCAATATAAAGAGAATAccgattttttcttttatggttCGACATCCTAGAGGAAGTTTTCTTCATCACAATTTCGTTTGTGCGGTATTGAATGACGTTTTCGGTATACAAGCTAGAGCGGGATGTCCTTGTTCGGGACCTTACGCTCAAGAGTTGCTGGGAATCGATCAAAGTTTGGCGGATCAGTATGAGAGTATCATATTGGAAGATAG ACGTTTGAGCAGTTTGAATTTGGGAGTGGAAAATTCCACATTGGAACTTTTAAGACCCGGTTTCACGAGAATCAGTCTTCCATATTTCATAAACGACACAGAATTGGCTTTCATAATGGAGGCCGTGAAGATGGTCGCCACCGAAGGTTGGAAACTTCTTCCGCAATACGTCGTCGATCTCGAAACCGCCGAATGGAGACATCACTCGAACGTCGTCTCCAAAGACAGAAAATGGTTATCGTCAATAAG ATACTTGGACGGAAAAATGACTATGAACGAAAGGAGAATATCGGGACCGGGATTGTTTCCTCAAAATTACTCGGAATGCTTACAAACTGCCAGAAATCTGTTCAACCGCGCCAGAAAAACGGCGAACCGGAGCCCCTATCAAGATCAGGGCATCGTGTTCGATAACAGAGGAGAAAAATTGCGTTGGTTCATGTTGCAACACGAAGCCCAAAGCATGCTGACCAGCAACGCGCAAAACGTCAAACAAAAAGTTCCTTTCGATCCCGCCAACAATTTGTGGTCCAAAAAACAAGACAAAGATAA AGAAAACCCGTCGAGTTTCCACGCACCGATGAGCGGTTCCCCGAGACACTTCAGTCTTCCCTCCATAGACGATCCGAAATTGTTAACGTGTTCGTCCCCGGTGCCATATTTTCTACAAGACGTAAACGGTCTCTACTACCCCCAAATGTCCCAACCTACGGTCAATTTCGCCGTCGGCGAGGCCGTCAGTTCCGCCAATTTGAATCACCTCCAACAGAATTTCGCCAGGGAGAG GTGTTTGAGTCTCGGCGCCCCCACAGTTCAATCTCCCGTTCTTAGCCCGTCGACGCGCGTCAGTCTCGGTATGCAAACTCGTCAGCGTCAATTCAGCTACAGCAGCCAAGAACCGAACTCCTTGGATTCGGAATCGAATCAGATGTCGCCGACTCATAGTCTGAATATTCTTTCGAATAGCGTCGATTGTTTGCAGTGCGGTCGGGCATCGCCTGTACCGGATTTACAGACTTACGTAACGGAAATGACGAAGGAATTGGCGACTAATATAAAATCGGAAATTCGGGAGGTTATTTCGAAAGTGGAAGACGCTTTGGAAAATTCCGATAGCGTTTGTTCGTTTTACGAGAGGCACGGCAGCGGCAGCGAAGACGGTAGAAGCGATTCTATATCCGCTAACGAg GTGGCcgaatatttggaaaaagtgTCTATAGAAATGGCGAATGAGGTTAAGTCTGAAATACGTGACGTCGTTAGCGCCGTAGATGTGTTCATAACGCCCGATAATCCCGATAAACTGTCGTATTCTCGAGCATCTACGGAGGATCGACATTTCGCCGCTTTTAAATCCGAACAAGAAAA GTGCAATCCCGGTCCTAGTAACGGCTCGATACTCCAACAAATCATCAATAAATCCGCCAGTTCGGACAAACTTCTCGATAAAGAGCAAATCGACGAGGACAAAAcgcaaaaaacgaaaataatgtGTTCCACCGTTGCCAGCGTTAGTAGTCAAGATAGCGGTATTAATTTGTCGTTCCACGAACAGGAACATTACCAAAACGGCGAATCGAAATCTAGAAGTAATTCCGAATCTCTACACGGAACGAGAAAATCCGAATCCGAAATCAAATTTTCCACTTTACAAAAACACAGGCCGAAAATTTTCAGAGATTTGAGCGACGATCCGCAATTATTGGAAACATTGGCAACTAG ATATAATTGTCCGccgaaaaatatttgggaaCCGTCTTTGGAAGCTCTCACCGAATTCGAAATGGTGAAAGACGGCGATAAAGTTATGGTGTGTCTTTCTGGAGGGAAAGATTCTCTGTGTTTGTTACATATGTTATtagaatatcaaaattatgttaaaaataaaggAGTTCTGTTCAGCATAGGAGCTGTGACGGTCGATCCGGATTCGTCCGGATGCGATCCTTGTATGCTGATTCCGCATTTGAAGACGCAGGGAGTTCACTATATCATCGACGACAAAAAATCCGACGTCGCTAACGAACGag aaaaactagaaggtgccaaagaaaattattatagtttttgttCACCTGGTTTACGGCATCGACTGTATTCTTCTGCTAAAAGCTCTGGTTATAATGTATTGGCCATCGGTCAGCATTTAGATGATCTCTGCGAAAGCTTTTTACTGTCAGTTTTCCATACGGGAAAATTGAGAACGTTGAGAGCCCATTATTATATCAG AGAACACGATCTACGAGTTATCAGACCGTTCGTGTACGTTCGCGAAAAGGTTCTACGTCAATATAGCACCAATGAAAACCTCCCAGTTCTCACTAGTTCTTCCAGTCCGAAATTGACCAAAGAAAGTCAACGAGTAAAACAG GTTTTAATTCAACAGGAAATCCTCTTTCCTAAATTGTTCGCTTCTCTTCGTTCAGCTCTACATCCTTTAATAGGTTTCGAAACACAGGATTGTGAAATCCTGTATAGAAAGAGATTGAAATCCAAAGATAACGACGTATCGGACGACGAGACTGACGAAGAACCCATTGTCAAAATTGAATAA
- the LOC130447813 gene encoding uncharacterized protein LOC130447813 isoform X1, whose amino-acid sequence MTSTTTTIRKSYGNRRLYAFPEDYPFRFQKQKSVGVPKKNEDVAKLIKYIDDNIVGKNNAFLGPFGRRKVVFCDYAASGRSLQFIEEYILREVLPTYGNTPYTSSISSLQTTLFRQEARDIIRNAVNASEEDAVIFSGHGCSDALEKLITALDLRESPVVFTGSTEHYDNIHLWQKIGSKLVRIGETKEGLLDLAELENQLKFYQNCGRQMIGCFSLASSVTGLVVDDIACTILLHQYGALSFWDFNVGAPCLLIDMNPIIPGVEETNSSSAFKDAVYFSGHKFVGGVQTPGILVAKKSIFRRLNTCEPDGFFVSNDHDKNFDLQEDGNCAAIVESIRAGLVMQLKDTVSVANIIQRQDKIVKQMLQHIRTIPELILLGNNSPNIKRIPIFSFMVRHPRGSFLHHNFVCAVLNDVFGIQARAGCPCSGPYAQELLGIDQSLADQYESIILEDRRLSSLNLGVENSTLELLRPGFTRISLPYFINDTELAFIMEAVKMVATEGWKLLPQYVVDLETAEWRHHSNVVSKDRKWLSSIRYLDGKMTMNERRISGPGLFPQNYSECLQTARNLFNRARKTANRSPYQDQGIVFDNRGEKLRWFMLQHEAQSMLTSNAQNVKQKVPFDPANNLWSKKQDKDKKFSLYYRENPSSFHAPMSGSPRHFSLPSIDDPKLLTCSSPVPYFLQDVNGLYYPQMSQPTVNFAVGEAVSSANLNHLQQNFARERCLSLGAPTVQSPVLSPSTRVSLGMQTRQRQFSYSSQEPNSLDSESNQMSPTHSLNILSNSVDCLQCGRASPVPDLQTYVTEMTKELATNIKSEIREVISKVEDALENSDSVCSFYERHGSGSEDGRSDSISANEVAEYLEKVSIEMANEVKSEIRDVVSAVDVFITPDNPDKLSYSRASTEDRHFAAFKSEQEKCNPGPSNGSILQQIINKSASSDKLLDKEQIDEDKTQKTKIMCSTVASVSSQDSGINLSFHEQEHYQNGESKSRSNSESLHGTRKSESEIKFSTLQKHRPKIFRDLSDDPQLLETLATRYNCPPKNIWEPSLEALTEFEMVKDGDKVMVCLSGGKDSLCLLHMLLEYQNYVKNKGVLFSIGAVTVDPDSSGCDPCMLIPHLKTQGVHYIIDDKKSDVANEREKLEGAKENYYSFCSPGLRHRLYSSAKSSGYNVLAIGQHLDDLCESFLLSVFHTGKLRTLRAHYYIREHDLRVIRPFVYVREKVLRQYSTNENLPVLTSSSSPKLTKESQRVKQVLIQQEILFPKLFASLRSALHPLIGFETQDCEILYRKRLKSKDNDVSDDETDEEPIVKIE is encoded by the exons tgGTGTTTTGTGATTACGCCGCTTCGGGGAGGTCGCTACAATTTatagaagaatatattttaagaGAGGTTCTTCCAACGTACGGAAATACGCCTTATACCTCCAGCATATCGTCATTACAAACGACATTATTTAG ACAAGAAGCCAGGGACATAATTAGAAACGCTGTAAATGCGTCCGAAGAAGACGCAGTCATATTTTCCGGCCACGGTTGTTCGGACGctttagaaaaactaattacGGCGTTAGATTTGCGGGAATCCCCCGTCGTGTTCACCGGATCGACAGAACATTACGATAATATTCATTTATGGCAAAAAATTGGATCGAAG TTGGTGCGAATAGGGGAAACGAAAGAAGGTTTACTAGATTTGGCGGAATTAGAAAATCAACTGAAATTCTATCAGAATTGCGGGAGGCAGATGATAGGATGTTTTTCTTTGGCATCGAGCGTAACAG GTCTCGTAGTGGACGATATCGCTTGTACAATTCTTCTACATCAATACGGAGCTTTGTCCTTTTGGGATTTCAACGTCGGCGCTCCTTGTTTACTCATAGATATGAATCCAATTATTCCGGGAGTCGAGGAAACTAACTCTTCTTCCGCTTTTAAAGACGCCGTATACTTTTCGGGACATAAGTTCGTTGGAGGAGTCCAAACTCCCG GTATACTAGTTGccaaaaaatcgatatttcgaAGGTTAAATACTTGCGAACCTGATGGTTTCTTCGTTTCGAATGATCATGACAAG AATTTCGATCTGCAAGAAGACGGCAACTGCGCCGCGATTGTTGAATCGATCCGCGCAGGTCTAGTGATGCAATTAAAAGACACCGTTTCCGTAGCCAATATCATTCAAAGACAAGACAAAATTGTTAA ACAAATGCTGCAACATATTAGAACGATCCCGGAATTGATTCTTCTAGGAAACAATTCTCCCAATATAAAGAGAATAccgattttttcttttatggttCGACATCCTAGAGGAAGTTTTCTTCATCACAATTTCGTTTGTGCGGTATTGAATGACGTTTTCGGTATACAAGCTAGAGCGGGATGTCCTTGTTCGGGACCTTACGCTCAAGAGTTGCTGGGAATCGATCAAAGTTTGGCGGATCAGTATGAGAGTATCATATTGGAAGATAG ACGTTTGAGCAGTTTGAATTTGGGAGTGGAAAATTCCACATTGGAACTTTTAAGACCCGGTTTCACGAGAATCAGTCTTCCATATTTCATAAACGACACAGAATTGGCTTTCATAATGGAGGCCGTGAAGATGGTCGCCACCGAAGGTTGGAAACTTCTTCCGCAATACGTCGTCGATCTCGAAACCGCCGAATGGAGACATCACTCGAACGTCGTCTCCAAAGACAGAAAATGGTTATCGTCAATAAG ATACTTGGACGGAAAAATGACTATGAACGAAAGGAGAATATCGGGACCGGGATTGTTTCCTCAAAATTACTCGGAATGCTTACAAACTGCCAGAAATCTGTTCAACCGCGCCAGAAAAACGGCGAACCGGAGCCCCTATCAAGATCAGGGCATCGTGTTCGATAACAGAGGAGAAAAATTGCGTTGGTTCATGTTGCAACACGAAGCCCAAAGCATGCTGACCAGCAACGCGCAAAACGTCAAACAAAAAGTTCCTTTCGATCCCGCCAACAATTTGTGGTCCAAAAAACAAGACAAAGATAA aaaattttcgtTGTATTACAGAGAAAACCCGTCGAGTTTCCACGCACCGATGAGCGGTTCCCCGAGACACTTCAGTCTTCCCTCCATAGACGATCCGAAATTGTTAACGTGTTCGTCCCCGGTGCCATATTTTCTACAAGACGTAAACGGTCTCTACTACCCCCAAATGTCCCAACCTACGGTCAATTTCGCCGTCGGCGAGGCCGTCAGTTCCGCCAATTTGAATCACCTCCAACAGAATTTCGCCAGGGAGAG GTGTTTGAGTCTCGGCGCCCCCACAGTTCAATCTCCCGTTCTTAGCCCGTCGACGCGCGTCAGTCTCGGTATGCAAACTCGTCAGCGTCAATTCAGCTACAGCAGCCAAGAACCGAACTCCTTGGATTCGGAATCGAATCAGATGTCGCCGACTCATAGTCTGAATATTCTTTCGAATAGCGTCGATTGTTTGCAGTGCGGTCGGGCATCGCCTGTACCGGATTTACAGACTTACGTAACGGAAATGACGAAGGAATTGGCGACTAATATAAAATCGGAAATTCGGGAGGTTATTTCGAAAGTGGAAGACGCTTTGGAAAATTCCGATAGCGTTTGTTCGTTTTACGAGAGGCACGGCAGCGGCAGCGAAGACGGTAGAAGCGATTCTATATCCGCTAACGAg GTGGCcgaatatttggaaaaagtgTCTATAGAAATGGCGAATGAGGTTAAGTCTGAAATACGTGACGTCGTTAGCGCCGTAGATGTGTTCATAACGCCCGATAATCCCGATAAACTGTCGTATTCTCGAGCATCTACGGAGGATCGACATTTCGCCGCTTTTAAATCCGAACAAGAAAA GTGCAATCCCGGTCCTAGTAACGGCTCGATACTCCAACAAATCATCAATAAATCCGCCAGTTCGGACAAACTTCTCGATAAAGAGCAAATCGACGAGGACAAAAcgcaaaaaacgaaaataatgtGTTCCACCGTTGCCAGCGTTAGTAGTCAAGATAGCGGTATTAATTTGTCGTTCCACGAACAGGAACATTACCAAAACGGCGAATCGAAATCTAGAAGTAATTCCGAATCTCTACACGGAACGAGAAAATCCGAATCCGAAATCAAATTTTCCACTTTACAAAAACACAGGCCGAAAATTTTCAGAGATTTGAGCGACGATCCGCAATTATTGGAAACATTGGCAACTAG ATATAATTGTCCGccgaaaaatatttgggaaCCGTCTTTGGAAGCTCTCACCGAATTCGAAATGGTGAAAGACGGCGATAAAGTTATGGTGTGTCTTTCTGGAGGGAAAGATTCTCTGTGTTTGTTACATATGTTATtagaatatcaaaattatgttaaaaataaaggAGTTCTGTTCAGCATAGGAGCTGTGACGGTCGATCCGGATTCGTCCGGATGCGATCCTTGTATGCTGATTCCGCATTTGAAGACGCAGGGAGTTCACTATATCATCGACGACAAAAAATCCGACGTCGCTAACGAACGag aaaaactagaaggtgccaaagaaaattattatagtttttgttCACCTGGTTTACGGCATCGACTGTATTCTTCTGCTAAAAGCTCTGGTTATAATGTATTGGCCATCGGTCAGCATTTAGATGATCTCTGCGAAAGCTTTTTACTGTCAGTTTTCCATACGGGAAAATTGAGAACGTTGAGAGCCCATTATTATATCAG AGAACACGATCTACGAGTTATCAGACCGTTCGTGTACGTTCGCGAAAAGGTTCTACGTCAATATAGCACCAATGAAAACCTCCCAGTTCTCACTAGTTCTTCCAGTCCGAAATTGACCAAAGAAAGTCAACGAGTAAAACAG GTTTTAATTCAACAGGAAATCCTCTTTCCTAAATTGTTCGCTTCTCTTCGTTCAGCTCTACATCCTTTAATAGGTTTCGAAACACAGGATTGTGAAATCCTGTATAGAAAGAGATTGAAATCCAAAGATAACGACGTATCGGACGACGAGACTGACGAAGAACCCATTGTCAAAATTGAATAA